In Rissa tridactyla isolate bRisTri1 chromosome 23, bRisTri1.patW.cur.20221130, whole genome shotgun sequence, the following are encoded in one genomic region:
- the CREB3L4 gene encoding cyclic AMP-responsive element-binding protein 3-like protein 4 isoform X2, giving the protein MEPEAPELPEEQFPGSVFPDPPFSGSDLAFEGWMFAEDGPQGSKAEELLQLMVNPNEVCSLGGHHLASPGGHSPEDVSPDPPRADEPPPAALYEVVCDLSTPLHGSVVSIQLDDWLCPTLLPGSCIINELPAPLPAPLPAPSLTLCLTEEEKQLLAQEGVTLPSTLPLTQAEERILKKVRRKIRNKQSAQDSRRRKKEYLDGLESRAAACSAQNQELRKKVQELENLNRSLLQQLQVLIMQTSNKTAQTGTCVLILLFSLGLILFPSYSPFRRGSQDGDRPTGVISRNILTQEEALGPDGEVTFPAPGWLWVEEAGPAEEDRAKEGHRDGGPPLRMELGTNSSGQDVGAVKRGLGDEM; this is encoded by the exons ATGGAACCGGAGGCACCGGAGCTCCCGGAGGAGCAATTCCCAGGCAGTGTCTTCCCTGATCCCCCCTTCTCCGGCTCGGATCTGGCCTTCGAGGGCTGGATGTTCGCCGAGGACGGG CCGCAGGGGAGCAAAGccgaggagctgctgcagctgatggTGAACCCCAACGAGGTCTGCAGCCTGGGTGGCCACCACCTCGCCTCCCCAGGTGGCCACAGCCCAGAGGATGTCAGCCCAGACCCCCCACGAGCCGACGAGCCCCCCCCAGCCGCCCTTTACGAGGTGGTCTGCGACCTCAGCACCCCCCTGCACGGCAGTGTCGTCTCCATCCAGCTGG ATGACTGGCTGTGCCCCACGCTGCTCCCCGGCTCCTGCATCATCAACGAgctgcctgccccgctgcctgccccactgcctgcccctAGCCTCACG CTTTGcctgacagaggaggagaaacagcTGCTGGCGCAGGAAGGGGTGACgctgcccagcaccctgcccctcACCCAG GCTGAGGAACGGATCCTGAAGAAGGTAAGGAGAAAGATCCGGAACAAGCAGTCAGCCCAGGACAGCCGGCGGAGGAAGAAGGAGTACCTGGATGGGCTGGAGAGCag GGCGGCCGCATGCTCAGCCCAGAACCAGGAGCTGCGGAAGAAAGTCCAGGAGCTGGAGAATCTCAACAG gtccctgctgcagcagctgcaggtgctCATCATGCAGACGTCCAACAAGACTGCCCAGACCGGCACCTGCGTCCTG ATCCTGCTTTTCTCCCTGGGACTCATCCTCTTCCCCAGCTACAGCCCTTTCCGCCGGGGCAGCCAGGATGGCGACAGGCCCACTGGAG TGATTTCCAGGAACATCCTAACACAGGAGGAGGCGCTGGGACCGGACGGAGAAGTCACGTTCCCTGCACCAGGGTGGCTGTGGGTGGAAGAGGCAGGACCTGCAGAGGAAGACAGAGCCAAGGAGGGGCATAGGGATGGGGGGCCCCCCCTTAGAATGGAGCTGGGCACCAACTCCTCAGGCCAGGATGTGGGGGCAGTGAAACGGGGACTCGGGGATGAGATGTGA
- the SLC39A1 gene encoding zinc transporter ZIP1 has product MAAGGSGAGAAELAWSPGAAARPPPGLEAKLGSLVLLLLLPLACGLAPLCCFRQPPGATAARSPVLSLVSCFAGGVFLGTCLLDLLPDYLASISAALEGLRITLQFPLPEFILAMGFFLVLVLEQVAMVQQEPSAAAEETRALLPTTASIQTPPSSSSPSPRVPAVPGGAMRAGLLVLALALHAVLEGLALGLQEGEGAVLRVCLALLLHKCAVAFSLALKLLGGRLRPPAVAACLLLFAMMSPLGVGLGTVVAAGAGPRQRLCRGVLEGLAAGTFLYITFLEILPQELGVAQHRVPKVLLLLAGFALVTGILFIKI; this is encoded by the exons atggcggcgggcgggagcggggccggggcggcggagcTGGCCTggagccccggggcggcggcgcgccccCCGCCCGGTCTGGAGGCCAAACTGGGAtcgctggtgctgctgctgctgctgcccctcgcCTGCGGCCTCGCCCCGCTCTGCTGCTTTCGGCAGCCCCCGGGCGCCACCG ctgCCCGCAGCCCGGTGCTGAGCCTGGTGAGCTGCTTCGCCGGCGGCGTCTTCCTGGGCACCTGCCTCCTCGACCTCCTGCCTGACTACCTGGCCAGCATCAGCGCCGCGCTGGAGGGGCTGCGCATCACG ctccaGTTCCCCCTCCCGGAGTTCATCCTGGCCATGGGCTTCTTCctggtgctggtgctggagcaggtggccATGGTGCAGCAGGAGCCGTCGGCCGCGGCGGAGGAGACGCGAGCCTTGCTTCCCACCACCGCCTCCATCCAAACGCCGCCATCGTCCTCCTCGCCGTCCCCGCGcgtccccgccgtccccggggGTGCCATGCGCgcggggctgctggtgctggcgCTGGCGCTGCACGCCGTGCTGGAGGGGCtggcgctggggctgcaggagggcgAGGGGGCCGTGCTGCGCGTctgcctggccctgctgctccaCAAGTGCGCCGTGGCCTTCAGCCTGGCCCTCAAGCTGCTGGGGGGCCGCCTGCGCCCCCCCGCCGTGGCCGCCTGCCTGCTCCTCTTCGCCATGATGTCCCCgctgggggtggggttggggacggtggtggcggcgggcgcggggccgcggcaGCGCTTGTGCCGgggggtgctggaggggctggCGGCCGGGACCTTCCTCTACATCACTTTCCTGGAGATTTTGCCCCAGGAACTGGGGGTGGCCCAGCACCGCGTCCCCAAGGTCCTCCTGCTCCTGGCCGGCTTCGCCCTTGTCACTGGCATCCTCTTCATCAAGATCTGA
- the CREB3L4 gene encoding cyclic AMP-responsive element-binding protein 3-like protein 4 isoform X1 codes for MEPEAPELPEEQFPGSVFPDPPFSGSDLAFEGWMFAEDGPQGSKAEELLQLMVNPNEVCSLGGHHLASPGGHSPEDVSPDPPRADEPPPAALYEVVCDLSTPLHGSVVSIQLDDWLCPTLLPGSCIINELPAPLPAPLPAPSLTLCLTEEEKQLLAQEGVTLPSTLPLTQAEERILKKVRRKIRNKQSAQDSRRRKKEYLDGLESRAAACSAQNQELRKKVQELENLNRSLLQQLQVLIMQTSNKTAQTGTCVLVRHADHVTPMSPGTAGFPQHRMVTHANPVPPWQILLFSLGLILFPSYSPFRRGSQDGDRPTGVISRNILTQEEALGPDGEVTFPAPGWLWVEEAGPAEEDRAKEGHRDGGPPLRMELGTNSSGQDVGAVKRGLGDEM; via the exons ATGGAACCGGAGGCACCGGAGCTCCCGGAGGAGCAATTCCCAGGCAGTGTCTTCCCTGATCCCCCCTTCTCCGGCTCGGATCTGGCCTTCGAGGGCTGGATGTTCGCCGAGGACGGG CCGCAGGGGAGCAAAGccgaggagctgctgcagctgatggTGAACCCCAACGAGGTCTGCAGCCTGGGTGGCCACCACCTCGCCTCCCCAGGTGGCCACAGCCCAGAGGATGTCAGCCCAGACCCCCCACGAGCCGACGAGCCCCCCCCAGCCGCCCTTTACGAGGTGGTCTGCGACCTCAGCACCCCCCTGCACGGCAGTGTCGTCTCCATCCAGCTGG ATGACTGGCTGTGCCCCACGCTGCTCCCCGGCTCCTGCATCATCAACGAgctgcctgccccgctgcctgccccactgcctgcccctAGCCTCACG CTTTGcctgacagaggaggagaaacagcTGCTGGCGCAGGAAGGGGTGACgctgcccagcaccctgcccctcACCCAG GCTGAGGAACGGATCCTGAAGAAGGTAAGGAGAAAGATCCGGAACAAGCAGTCAGCCCAGGACAGCCGGCGGAGGAAGAAGGAGTACCTGGATGGGCTGGAGAGCag GGCGGCCGCATGCTCAGCCCAGAACCAGGAGCTGCGGAAGAAAGTCCAGGAGCTGGAGAATCTCAACAG gtccctgctgcagcagctgcaggtgctCATCATGCAGACGTCCAACAAGACTGCCCAGACCGGCACCTGCGTCCTGGTACGGCACGCGGACCATgtcacccccatgtcccccggCACCGCTGGCTTCCCCCAGCACCGCATGGTGACACACGCCAACCCTGTCCCTCCCTGGCAGATCCTGCTTTTCTCCCTGGGACTCATCCTCTTCCCCAGCTACAGCCCTTTCCGCCGGGGCAGCCAGGATGGCGACAGGCCCACTGGAG TGATTTCCAGGAACATCCTAACACAGGAGGAGGCGCTGGGACCGGACGGAGAAGTCACGTTCCCTGCACCAGGGTGGCTGTGGGTGGAAGAGGCAGGACCTGCAGAGGAAGACAGAGCCAAGGAGGGGCATAGGGATGGGGGGCCCCCCCTTAGAATGGAGCTGGGCACCAACTCCTCAGGCCAGGATGTGGGGGCAGTGAAACGGGGACTCGGGGATGAGATGTGA